CAATGAGCGCGATAGTCCCGGATCTTTTGTTAAGTCCTTTTTAACAATATTACCCGTCACAGCTAAATGGCCAATATGTTCAGGAATGACAACAAGTGCCGCTGGTAAAATAATCAGGATGCTATGCCAGCTAAATTCCGGAGTATAAACCGTTGGCAGTGTCAGCCATTCAGCTTGTCCGACTGTCGTTCCTAAGGATGTAAGTCCAGCAATGTAAGCAATAATATAACCACAAATAATGCCGATCAGAATGGGTATGATTTTAAGAAAACCACGGAACGTCACCCAGCCAACAATCGTAATCCCAAGCGTTAAAAGAGATACGGTCACTGCTGTCGGGTCCGCTTGCCAATCAGCGCTAGCTCCTGCTGGCGGAATAATACCAGCCATCTCAGCAGCCGTTGGAACAAGTTCCAAACCAATGACAGCTACAATAGCCCCCATTGCCGCAGGTGGAAAGACAACATCAATCCAACTCGTCCCTGCCATTTTTACGACCCACGCCACAATCATTAAAATGACACCAACCGCGATGAATCCTCCTAGAGCCTCAGCATAACCTCCGCCCGAAAGCACAACCGAAACAGGTGAAATAAAGGCAAAGCTCGATCCCAAGTAAGCCGGAATCTTCCCTTTAGTAATAAGTAAATATAAAAGCGTACCTATGCCGTTCATAAGTAAAATGGTCGCTGGATCCACATGAAATAACACCGGAACCAAGACAGTGGAACCGAACATTGCGAATAAGTGCTGCAGACTTAAAGGAACTGTTTCCTTTAAGGACGGTCGCTCATCAACCTGAATCACACGCTGTGACATATTTTCCCCTCCTTCGATCCATTTCAACACAATCTTACTTATTATAACCTACATTACCAACCAACAAAAAGCATTAAAAAAGACCCGTTCGAAAACGGGTCAACAGATCTCTTGTATTAGTCTTCTGACAGAATCCCCATGAATCGGAGAATGAATAGGAACAAGTTGATCAGGTCTAAATAAATCGCGACCACAATCATCGGAATTTCTTTTTCAGTGAAACCCTGGTTCGTTAAGCGGCTGAAATCATAAAGCGTCCAACCTACGAAAAGCAAGATACCAAAACCATACATAATCAATTGAGCGGTTTGCGTAATTGGAAAAAAGATCTGTAAAATCATCATACCGATGATGGCAAAGGTGCCGACCATAAGAAAGCTTCCCAAGAAGCGGAAATCCCGTTTGCTAACAAGCGAATAAATCGCAATACCACCAAAAGCAATAGTTGTTGCTCCTGCTGCTCTGAAAACCAAACCAGCGCCATAATAGCTGGCATATTGTGCCACAACAA
This window of the Tuberibacillus sp. Marseille-P3662 genome carries:
- a CDS encoding Bax inhibitor-1/YccA family protein is translated as MNTFEMAPEQARGHSPYSKLFGAFFMAFLVAALGMYLGQYLPVGMYLPLAILEIGLIIAMIFARKRKSMSYGLMYAFMLVSGATLYFVVAQYASYYGAGLVFRAAGATTIAFGGIAIYSLVSKRDFRFLGSFLMVGTFAIIGMMILQIFFPITQTAQLIMYGFGILLFVGWTLYDFSRLTNQGFTEKEIPMIVVAIYLDLINLFLFILRFMGILSED
- the uraA gene encoding uracil permease, giving the protein MSQRVIQVDERPSLKETVPLSLQHLFAMFGSTVLVPVLFHVDPATILLMNGIGTLLYLLITKGKIPAYLGSSFAFISPVSVVLSGGGYAEALGGFIAVGVILMIVAWVVKMAGTSWIDVVFPPAAMGAIVAVIGLELVPTAAEMAGIIPPAGASADWQADPTAVTVSLLTLGITIVGWVTFRGFLKIIPILIGIICGYIIAYIAGLTSLGTTVGQAEWLTLPTVYTPEFSWHSILIILPAALVVIPEHIGHLAVTGNIVKKDLTKDPGLSRSLFGNGISTFISGFAGSTPNTTYGENIGVLAISKVYSTWVIGGAAICAVILSFVGKLSALISAIPDPVMGGISLLLFGVIASSGIRMLVESQVDYDKPQNLILTCIVLVVGISGASVNIGSVELTGMGLATIVAIILSVLFKLFDVLKVSNE